TCACAAAAATAGACAACAAGACAGACAAGAAGCCGAAAGAGAAACCAGAGCCCCAGCAGATACCCACAGACTACATACCTGCAGAGCCAAGCAAAGAAAAGGCTGATGAGACCATCACAGGCGGGATATTCGAGCTGAAAGTGAGCGACCTCAGGCATGCCGGCTATCAAGGGCTGGTATCAGACTTTGTCAGGGAGCTCAATGAGCAGACAAAATACATGAGGACAGAGCTCAAGGAAGAGATAAAGCAGAGCAAGCTCGAAGAGAAGATGGCGAAGAACATAGGTAAAAGGATGCAGGCAAGGGTGCTGGAGATGACGGCGCAGAGGATAGAGATAAGCAAAACAGAGATCGTCAGGAGAATCAGCGAAATAGATGAAGAGTCTGCGGATGAAGTGGCAAAAATGCCAGATGACTTCCAGAAACTGGTGTATGTGTCCCTTGAACAGGGATCAGAGGAAGACAAGGCAGGCCTTGAAACGCAGATAAAGGACATAGGCAAAGAATTCCATATATGGAGAGTCCCTTTTGAACCAGAAGATTTCGATAACCTCGAACCAGAGCAGATCATGAACATGATCACTGGCTGAACCTGTCACATCCACAATATGGAGGTGGTTCAGATGAGGAAGCATGAAGAGAGATTTTCAGCAGAGAAGTATTTCCAGAGAAGGGAGCGGGCTGAAGCGTACCACAGGTTCTTGAAGAATCCGCAGGCAAAGAGGATACAGGAGCATTTCCACAACATCACAATGCTGGGAGAGGACAAGATGCCGCTGACAATCATCATAGCAGAATAACAAAAATCACACTAATCCCCAACCCAAAAGTTAGAGTATCTGATCGTGCGATTTGTCAAAATAGTGGCAAAGGAAAAAAATCATATCTCAGCTCCAGGTTACACTCGAACCACTATTTTGAGCACCCTGAAATTCCGCCTTAAATCCTGATTTTCGCAGTAAACAGCCAACTCTGATGAGTGGCGAAATCTCATGGTTTGGAATTGAAAATGACTCCCTGAAAAACGGGTTAAAACCCCTAAAATGACAAGCGTCATTTTCAATAACGAAGAGACCCAAAACACCCAAGACCTGCAATCCCATCCCTTTTTTCATTTTTTTCTTATATCAAACCAACAATGTTTTAGTCACATATCAATTAGGAAAAACAGCCTGTTCACGTCTGTTCACTATGTCTTTTATATCCTGTTCATGCCCTAAGAACTTCTCATGAGAAACATAAAAATCCGCAAGGCAGCGCTGGCATCATCACTGGCAGCTGTATGCATTGCCTGCCTATTGATAATCCTGCCTGCCGGAGAGGCGGCAAAAGCATCAGGGGGAAATTCAGGCGGAGGATCACCTGTCCTGATGAAAGGAAGCAGCCCGCTTGTCATGAAGAATGACAATTCAAACAACGAAAAGGGACAGAAGGATGATGGCCAGCTAGGAACAGAGGGAAAGAAGGAAGAAAAAAAACAGGATGAGAAAAATCAGGAACAGAAAGAAAAGGAAACAGGCAAAGACAAACCCGGGATCGAGAACCTTGGCCAGGAGATCAAAGGAATAATGATGGAAAGGAAAGCTGAATGGAAGATGACAATAGGCGACCTCAGAGAAACAGGCTACAAAGGGCCAGTGTCAGACTTTGTCCATGCGCTGAATGAGCAGACAAAGATGCTCAAGGATGAGGTCATGGCCAAGATGATCGAGAACAACATGACACAGGACATAACAGAATCCATAGCAAAGAGACTTGACGCAAAGTACAGGGAACAGGCAGCAAAGCAGAGGAGGATCACAAAAGAAGAGAAGAGAATGGCTTTTGGGCAGATAGACCCTGAAGCAGCTGAAATAATCGAAGGATTCGATGAAGAATTCCAGAACCAACTGTACATAAATGTCATTGAAGGGGATCAGGAGCTCATAGATGATATCCGGATCCTTGACCAGAGCTTTGAGATATACCCAGACCTCAATCCTGAGGATCTCGAAGGCCTCGATGAACGTGGGATAATGGAAAAGATTACCAGAGGTGGTAATAATGAAAAGAAAACATGAAGAGAGATTCTGCGCAGCAAAATACATAGAGAGGAGACAGAAGGCAGAGGCATACTTCAGATTCCTGAAGCACCCGCAAGCCAGAAGACTCCAGGAACACTTCCACAACATCGTGGAGTTCGGAGAGGACAGGCAATTGTCAAAAATAATCGCAAAATAGGGATGATCATATCCGCTTCAATCCATCAAGAAGATACCTGAACTCAAAGAACATGAAATGGCCCTGGCCTTCCAGCACAATCGGGGAAACACCGAGCGATTCGCCCAGCTCATACGCTTTTGACAATGGGACATATGGATCATCATCAGAAGCCATCACATGAAAAGAACCGCAAGCCTGCTTGATCCTATCCCAATCAAAATCCTTCTCAGCAAAAGTGCTGTTGAATACATCAAAATCAGGGCCCAGCTTACCAATAAAACCTCCGATAAGATAAGCTGACCTCACCTTGATACCGAAGGATTCCAGCAGATCAAGGATGAAAGTGGCACCAAGGCTATGGCCGATAAGGATCGAATCTTCCAGCCTGTCCTTGTACTGCTCCATGACACTGAGCCAGTTATCAAGCTTCTGATCATGCATTATGGGGAATTGGGGGACAATAACAGAATGGCCCCGGGCTTCCAGCTCTCTTTTCAGCCATGGGAACCAATTAGCATCAGGGCTGCCATTGCAGCCATGGAAGATGAATATGTTTGTCATGATAAGAAATTGATATAACCTTATTTTATAGTTTACTATAAAATGAATAATTTCCGGATCAGTCCAGGAAAAATATTTAAATATAAACACTAATATCCATTCTATGAAGCTAAAGCAAAAGACGATACTCGGAATCGCAGGAGTCATTGGCCTTGTAGTGGGTGTAATGATATCAATACCCTTCTTCATCCGTGGCCAGGAATGGATAGGTACTGCTGGTGTTCTCCTTTCAATTATCGGATTGGTGCTGCTTGCAATATCATTTGGTGATTGAAGAT
The Candidatus Woesearchaeota archaeon DNA segment above includes these coding regions:
- a CDS encoding alpha/beta hydrolase; translated protein: MTNIFIFHGCNGSPDANWFPWLKRELEARGHSVIVPQFPIMHDQKLDNWLSVMEQYKDRLEDSILIGHSLGATFILDLLESFGIKVRSAYLIGGFIGKLGPDFDVFNSTFAEKDFDWDRIKQACGSFHVMASDDDPYVPLSKAYELGESLGVSPIVLEGQGHFMFFEFRYLLDGLKRI